In one window of Frigoriglobus tundricola DNA:
- a CDS encoding 5-oxoprolinase subunit PxpA, with translation MEIDLNADLGEGAGFDAELMPLVTSANVCCGLHAGGPSEIAKTLALANKFGVAVGAHPGYADREHFGRRELALSNQDLVSLCIYQLGALYAMTAALNMSVAYVKPHGALYNQACRDRQIAALFVIAAVQLQLPVVGLPGSELEAACHEQVVFIREGFADRRYRPDGSLVPRDQPDAFVHDPHEAVAQVEWLVREKHVQTVCVHGDNPQAIAFATAVRRSLLARGVTLKAFA, from the coding sequence ATGGAAATCGACCTGAACGCGGACCTCGGCGAAGGGGCCGGCTTCGACGCCGAGCTGATGCCGCTCGTCACCTCCGCGAACGTGTGCTGCGGGCTCCACGCCGGCGGGCCGTCAGAAATCGCAAAAACGCTCGCGCTAGCGAACAAGTTCGGCGTGGCGGTCGGGGCCCACCCCGGCTACGCGGACCGCGAGCACTTCGGCCGCCGCGAACTGGCGCTCAGCAACCAGGACCTCGTCTCGCTGTGCATCTATCAGCTCGGGGCGCTTTACGCGATGACGGCCGCGCTCAACATGAGTGTGGCGTACGTCAAGCCGCACGGCGCGCTCTACAACCAGGCGTGCCGCGACCGGCAGATCGCGGCCCTCTTCGTGATCGCCGCCGTGCAGCTCCAGTTGCCCGTCGTCGGGCTCCCGGGCTCGGAACTCGAAGCCGCGTGCCACGAGCAGGTCGTGTTCATCCGCGAGGGCTTCGCGGACCGCCGCTACCGGCCCGACGGTTCGCTCGTGCCGCGCGACCAGCCGGACGCGTTCGTTCACGACCCTCACGAGGCCGTGGCGCAGGTGGAGTGGCTGGTGCGTGAGAAGCACGTCCAGACGGTCTGCGTTCACGGCGACAACCCACAAGCGATTGCCTTCGCAACGGCGGTGCGCCGCTCGCTGCTGGCCCGCGGCGTCACGCTGAAGGCGTTCGCATGA
- a CDS encoding type I phosphomannose isomerase catalytic subunit, with product MGLSPLYPLRFEPIFTTNLWGGRRLPAYLNRTVDHDDPIGEAWVLSDVDGSPSRVADGPLAGRTLRELMAADPARIVGAAKTPQGRFPLLLKFLDARQELSVQVHPNDEQAAKLGPGKFGKTEAWVVLDADPATSRLYAGFAEGVSAADFCTALAEKAAPKTLHAFTPKPGDCVFLEAGTVHAIGADLLLFEVQQTSDITYRLYDWDRVDAKTKQPRPLHIDEGLACADFQRGPCPPVGPAVAVGDGVRREGLVTCAYFALERFTAQVPFRVGAANRCRAVVCVKGSGELESRGARYAFRTGDVFLLPAEVGACIALPAEPVTLLECGLPE from the coding sequence ATGGGACTTTCACCACTGTACCCGCTGCGGTTCGAACCGATCTTCACCACGAACCTCTGGGGCGGGCGCCGGCTCCCCGCGTACCTCAACCGCACGGTCGATCACGACGATCCGATCGGTGAGGCGTGGGTCCTCAGCGATGTGGACGGCAGCCCGAGCCGCGTGGCCGACGGCCCGCTCGCCGGGCGCACGCTGCGCGAGCTGATGGCCGCCGACCCCGCCCGCATCGTCGGCGCCGCGAAAACGCCACAGGGGCGGTTCCCGCTGCTCCTAAAGTTCCTCGACGCGCGGCAGGAGCTGTCCGTCCAGGTCCACCCGAACGACGAGCAGGCGGCGAAACTCGGCCCCGGCAAGTTCGGTAAGACCGAAGCGTGGGTGGTCCTCGACGCCGACCCCGCCACCAGCCGCCTCTACGCCGGGTTCGCGGAGGGCGTCTCCGCCGCCGATTTCTGCACCGCGCTCGCCGAGAAGGCCGCCCCGAAGACGCTCCACGCGTTCACGCCGAAGCCCGGCGACTGCGTGTTCCTTGAGGCCGGCACCGTCCACGCCATCGGCGCCGACCTGCTCCTCTTCGAAGTACAGCAGACGAGCGACATCACGTACCGGCTCTACGACTGGGACCGCGTGGACGCGAAAACGAAGCAGCCGCGACCGCTCCACATCGACGAGGGGCTGGCGTGTGCCGACTTCCAGCGCGGGCCGTGCCCGCCGGTCGGTCCGGCGGTCGCCGTCGGCGACGGCGTGCGGCGCGAGGGGCTGGTGACGTGCGCCTACTTCGCGCTTGAGCGGTTCACGGCACAGGTGCCGTTCCGGGTGGGCGCCGCGAACCGCTGCCGGGCCGTGGTGTGTGTGAAGGGCAGCGGCGAACTGGAGTCGCGCGGCGCGCGGTACGCGTTCCGCACCGGCGACGTGTTCCTGCTCCCGGCGGAGGTGGGCGCGTGCATCGCGCTCCCGGCGGAGCCGGTCACACTCCTCGAGTGCGGGCTGCCGGAGTGA
- a CDS encoding amidohydrolase family protein, with product MATDLYCTFMSRTYTARWVFPVCGAPLPNGTVTVRDDRIEAVDPHGTRTPDEDFGNAAIVPGFVNPHTHLDLSGARGLIPPTDPDHFTDWLRGVIAYRRTRTPEQTQADIRAGLAECLRFGTTLIGDIASEGASWDALAAADTRAVVFRELIGLSVARFTEASNALILWRRDRIDSVTCRTAVSPHAPYSASGPLIRLAASQGWTMTVHLAESPAEMELIENRSGPFRTFLESLGIWEPERIADSLRFILWRTQRARHVLFAHGNYLPHGTKLKSNQSICYCPRTHAAFGHPPHPFREFLARGVRVCLGTDSLASNPDLDVLADARFVRSRYPDFPGAQLLRMVTLSGAEALGWENETGSLEAGKSADFVVAPLPNADATDPHDLLFADHAGDRRTLFRGEWRT from the coding sequence TTGGCGACCGACCTGTATTGCACCTTCATGTCACGAACGTACACCGCGCGCTGGGTGTTCCCCGTCTGCGGGGCGCCGCTACCGAATGGCACCGTCACGGTGCGTGACGACCGGATCGAGGCGGTCGATCCGCACGGCACGCGCACCCCGGATGAGGACTTCGGCAACGCCGCGATCGTCCCCGGGTTCGTGAACCCGCACACGCACCTCGACCTCAGCGGCGCACGCGGGCTGATCCCGCCGACGGACCCGGACCACTTCACGGACTGGCTCCGCGGCGTGATCGCGTACCGCCGAACGCGCACACCCGAGCAGACCCAGGCCGACATCCGCGCCGGACTGGCCGAATGCCTGCGCTTCGGCACGACGCTCATCGGTGACATCGCGTCCGAAGGCGCGAGCTGGGACGCGCTCGCGGCGGCAGATACGCGGGCCGTCGTGTTCCGCGAACTGATCGGGCTGTCCGTCGCGCGTTTTACCGAGGCGTCGAACGCACTGATCCTGTGGCGACGAGACCGCATTGATTCGGTCACTTGTCGGACCGCTGTTAGCCCCCATGCGCCTTACAGCGCGAGCGGCCCACTGATTCGACTGGCCGCTTCACAGGGTTGGACGATGACCGTTCACCTCGCGGAATCACCAGCCGAGATGGAACTCATCGAAAACCGGTCCGGACCGTTCCGCACCTTTCTCGAATCTCTGGGCATCTGGGAGCCGGAGCGTATTGCCGATTCACTGCGGTTCATCCTGTGGCGAACTCAGCGTGCGCGCCATGTTCTCTTTGCGCATGGGAACTATCTTCCTCACGGCACCAAACTGAAGTCAAACCAGTCGATCTGCTACTGCCCCCGCACGCACGCGGCGTTCGGGCACCCGCCGCACCCGTTCCGCGAGTTCCTCGCACGCGGCGTGCGCGTGTGCCTGGGCACGGACAGCCTCGCGTCCAACCCGGACCTCGACGTCCTCGCGGACGCGCGGTTCGTGCGGTCGCGTTACCCCGACTTCCCCGGCGCGCAACTCCTCCGGATGGTCACGCTCTCCGGCGCCGAGGCGCTCGGTTGGGAGAACGAAACCGGCAGCCTCGAAGCCGGCAAGAGCGCCGATTTCGTGGTGGCGCCGCTCCCGAACGCGGACGCCACCGATCCGCACGACCTCCTCTTCGCGGACCACGCCGGCGACCGCCGCACGCTGTTCCGCGGCGAGTGGCGAACGTGA
- a CDS encoding GNAT family N-acetyltransferase has protein sequence MQLQQTPVKFSAAQKVVVWEAFDVADPMVTAAGKLYEKTLTADERIPWMWIEQSVQDRTKSKPRPGGWSRHLILAAPEGRQDDPDALAGYVYGALLPGYGGYLCYVGVAESARRMGVGGRLYDQFFKVLRVAAGELGESLPFVVWESHRPDPTAPAADWENWTARTRLFDRVGGLWVDGVDFLSPNFAFDEEDDDAPPVPLQLFIKPMDVPEAAFTPERLRDVVVGGLHRQVYRNEPGSPLYDRTLPPGCEPRLRPARAAGVRKSERGELV, from the coding sequence GTGCAGTTACAGCAAACGCCGGTGAAATTTTCGGCGGCGCAAAAAGTTGTGGTGTGGGAAGCGTTCGACGTGGCCGATCCGATGGTGACGGCCGCCGGCAAGCTTTATGAGAAAACGCTGACCGCGGACGAGCGCATCCCGTGGATGTGGATCGAGCAATCGGTCCAGGACCGAACGAAAAGCAAGCCGCGTCCCGGCGGTTGGAGCCGGCATTTGATTCTGGCCGCGCCGGAGGGGCGTCAGGACGACCCCGACGCGCTGGCCGGTTACGTGTACGGCGCGCTCCTGCCGGGTTACGGCGGTTACCTGTGCTATGTCGGCGTGGCGGAATCGGCACGCCGCATGGGCGTGGGCGGCCGGCTCTACGACCAGTTCTTCAAAGTCCTCCGCGTGGCGGCGGGCGAACTGGGCGAATCGTTGCCGTTCGTGGTCTGGGAGAGCCACCGACCGGACCCGACGGCGCCGGCGGCCGACTGGGAAAACTGGACGGCGCGGACGAGGCTGTTCGACCGCGTCGGCGGGTTGTGGGTGGACGGGGTGGACTTCCTGTCGCCGAACTTCGCGTTCGACGAGGAGGACGACGACGCCCCGCCGGTGCCGCTCCAACTGTTCATCAAGCCGATGGACGTGCCGGAGGCGGCGTTCACGCCGGAGCGCCTGCGGGATGTGGTGGTCGGCGGGTTGCACCGGCAGGTGTACCGCAACGAGCCGGGTAGCCCGCTGTACGACCGCACGCTGCCGCCGGGCTGCGAGCCGCGCTTGCGTCCCGCGCGGGCCGCGGGCGTGCGCAAGAGCGAGCGCGGCGAGCTGGTGTAG
- a CDS encoding NUDIX domain-containing protein, with protein MGTNGGQKHTYEYPRPALTVDVAIVTREANPRVLLIRRKNDPFAGSWALPGGFVDENERLADAARRELVEETGVEGADLEQLYTTGDPGRDPRGWTVSVAYLAQVAPDSLKPIAADDAAEVGWWALDALPPLAFDHAMLLGRVRARLADRTA; from the coding sequence ATGGGCACCAACGGCGGTCAGAAGCACACTTACGAATACCCCCGACCGGCCTTGACAGTGGATGTGGCAATCGTGACGCGGGAGGCCAATCCCCGGGTCCTTTTGATCCGCCGGAAGAACGACCCGTTCGCCGGAAGTTGGGCACTGCCAGGGGGTTTCGTCGATGAGAACGAGCGACTGGCCGATGCCGCACGCCGCGAACTCGTCGAGGAGACGGGCGTGGAGGGGGCCGATCTGGAACAGTTGTACACAACCGGAGATCCGGGCCGCGACCCGCGTGGCTGGACGGTCAGCGTGGCATATCTGGCACAAGTTGCCCCGGACTCACTGAAGCCGATTGCGGCCGATGATGCCGCCGAAGTGGGCTGGTGGGCACTCGACGCGCTCCCGCCACTGGCCTTCGACCACGCGATGCTGCTGGGCCGCGTGCGGGCGCGATTGGCGGACCGGACGGCGTAA
- a CDS encoding isochorismatase family protein: MLTPATTSLIVVDAQQGFTELCPAELPVPGGDAIVPQVNALLALPFARIDATQDWHPPDHRSFVGRADNLYPPHCVMNTPGAEFLPGLHAHRFSAVWRKGYDRDFEAYAVTAQHPAFAAFLSASGIQSVVVCGIATNICCFCTARDLRQAGFNVWLVEDASASIDVPAAGLFQSQAKAEGQAMGIRYCGASEVIAAMNT; this comes from the coding sequence ATGCTCACACCCGCCACCACTTCGCTTATTGTCGTGGACGCGCAGCAGGGCTTCACCGAACTGTGTCCGGCCGAACTTCCTGTGCCGGGCGGTGACGCGATCGTGCCGCAGGTGAACGCGCTGCTGGCGCTACCGTTCGCCCGCATCGACGCGACCCAGGATTGGCACCCGCCGGACCACCGCTCGTTCGTCGGCCGCGCCGACAACCTCTACCCGCCGCACTGCGTGATGAACACGCCCGGCGCCGAGTTCCTTCCCGGTCTGCACGCGCACCGTTTCAGCGCGGTCTGGCGCAAGGGCTACGATCGCGACTTCGAGGCATATGCAGTCACCGCCCAGCACCCGGCGTTCGCTGCGTTCCTGTCCGCGAGCGGCATTCAATCGGTAGTCGTGTGTGGTATCGCGACGAACATCTGCTGCTTCTGCACCGCCCGCGACCTGCGGCAAGCGGGCTTCAACGTGTGGCTCGTCGAGGACGCCAGCGCCAGCATCGATGTACCCGCGGCCGGGCTCTTCCAGTCGCAAGCGAAAGCAGAGGGGCAGGCGATGGGGATTCGGTACTGTGGGGCGAGCGAGGTGATTGCGGCGATGAACACGTGA
- a CDS encoding thymidine phosphorylase, whose translation MRPGDVIQTKRDGGELSHAQIAAFVNAAARLDGSGWEKYHLTALLMAIYLKGMTPAETAHLTRAMAESGTRLDLADIAGPKVDKHSTGGVGDKTSLILGPLAAACGVVVPMMSGRGLGHSGGTLDKLESIPGFNVNLTEAQFRAALRKVGLGMIGQTADIAPADKTLYALRDVTATVESIPLITASILSKKLAEGISGLVMDVKCGAGAFMKTREQARALAESLVAVGTANGLRVSALITAMDAPLGRYVGNALEVIESIEALKGNGPADLTDLSVKLAARMVELAGIATGPDAEAKVRTALSSGAGLDVFRKCIEQQGGDPRVIDDYSRLPRAPGTVPFVAGTAGSITSINAEQVGIAVRVLGGGRNRAEDEIDHRVGIIVRAKPGEYVTADQTVFELHGCDAAKMSQAAAILSGAYTLGEAPPPEPPLVLGELT comes from the coding sequence ATGCGCCCGGGTGACGTGATTCAGACCAAGCGCGACGGCGGCGAGTTGTCGCACGCCCAGATCGCCGCGTTCGTGAACGCCGCGGCTCGGCTCGACGGCAGCGGGTGGGAGAAGTACCACCTCACCGCGCTCCTGATGGCGATTTACCTAAAGGGCATGACGCCGGCGGAAACGGCTCACCTGACGCGGGCGATGGCCGAATCCGGCACGCGGCTCGATCTGGCCGATATTGCCGGCCCGAAGGTCGATAAGCACAGCACCGGCGGCGTCGGGGACAAAACCTCGCTGATCCTCGGACCGCTCGCGGCGGCGTGCGGGGTGGTGGTGCCGATGATGTCCGGCCGCGGGCTGGGGCACTCCGGCGGCACCCTCGACAAACTCGAATCGATCCCCGGCTTCAACGTGAACCTGACGGAAGCGCAGTTCCGGGCCGCGCTGCGGAAGGTCGGGCTGGGCATGATCGGTCAGACGGCGGACATCGCCCCCGCGGACAAAACGCTGTACGCGCTCCGCGACGTGACCGCGACCGTCGAGAGCATCCCGCTCATCACCGCGTCCATCCTGAGCAAGAAGCTGGCGGAGGGGATCTCGGGCCTCGTGATGGACGTGAAGTGCGGCGCCGGGGCGTTCATGAAGACCCGCGAACAGGCGCGGGCGCTGGCCGAGTCGCTCGTAGCGGTCGGCACCGCGAACGGGCTGCGCGTGTCGGCACTCATCACCGCGATGGACGCCCCGCTCGGGCGCTACGTTGGTAACGCGCTCGAAGTGATCGAATCGATCGAGGCACTCAAGGGCAACGGCCCGGCCGATCTGACGGATCTGTCGGTGAAACTCGCGGCCCGGATGGTGGAACTGGCCGGGATCGCGACCGGCCCGGACGCCGAGGCGAAGGTTCGCACTGCGCTTTCGTCCGGCGCGGGACTGGACGTGTTCCGCAAGTGTATCGAGCAGCAGGGCGGCGATCCGCGGGTGATCGACGATTACTCGCGGCTGCCGCGGGCACCGGGAACCGTCCCGTTCGTCGCCGGAACGGCGGGCTCCATCACCTCGATTAACGCCGAACAGGTGGGCATCGCGGTTCGCGTTCTCGGGGGCGGTCGGAACCGAGCGGAAGACGAAATCGATCACCGCGTCGGCATCATCGTCCGCGCGAAACCGGGCGAGTACGTTACCGCGGATCAAACCGTGTTCGAGCTGCACGGCTGTGACGCCGCGAAAATGAGCCAGGCGGCGGCGATTCTGTCGGGCGCGTACACCCTTGGCGAAGCCCCACCGCCGGAACCGCCGCTCGTGCTGGGGGAGCTGACATGA
- a CDS encoding cytidine deaminase — MTDPLVTAATAARERAFAPFSKFRVGAALEAPDGTIVPGCNVESASYGLTMCAERAAICRGVGDGFRCFKRVAVVTDTEAPTPPCGACRQLLWEFAPDAEVLLANLTGAVVKWTVRDLIPGAFDAKQLTRRES; from the coding sequence ATGACGGACCCGCTCGTTACCGCCGCGACCGCGGCCCGCGAGAGGGCGTTCGCGCCGTTCTCGAAGTTCCGGGTCGGCGCCGCGCTCGAAGCGCCCGACGGCACGATCGTTCCCGGCTGCAACGTCGAGAGCGCCAGCTACGGCCTCACGATGTGCGCGGAACGCGCCGCGATCTGTCGCGGTGTCGGTGACGGCTTCCGGTGCTTCAAGCGAGTGGCCGTCGTCACCGATACGGAAGCCCCGACGCCGCCGTGCGGCGCGTGCCGGCAACTGCTCTGGGAATTTGCGCCGGACGCGGAAGTGCTGCTCGCCAACCTCACGGGCGCCGTGGTGAAATGGACGGTGCGCGACCTGATCCCCGGCGCGTTCGACGCGAAACAGCTAACGCGGCGCGAATCGTAG
- the upp gene encoding uracil phosphoribosyltransferase, translated as MPAPVSVSTHPLIQHKLARLRAAATKPPEFRALVAAISHGLFFEATRDLRLAPIGVETPLTQTTCQHIADRVGLVPVLRAGLGMAEAMLEALPEAVVWHLGLYRDHATLKPVTYYNKMPPKPDMDVALVLDPMLATGGSAIAAIDILKTTGTPRIIFAGLIAAPEGVAALQAAHPDVPVFLAALDSRLNEVGYIVPGLGDAGDRQFGTA; from the coding sequence ATGCCCGCGCCCGTGTCCGTCTCGACGCACCCGCTCATCCAGCACAAGCTCGCGCGGCTGCGCGCCGCCGCGACGAAGCCGCCGGAGTTCCGCGCGCTGGTCGCCGCCATTTCGCACGGGCTGTTCTTCGAAGCGACACGCGACCTGCGGCTCGCACCGATCGGAGTCGAAACGCCGCTCACGCAGACGACGTGCCAGCACATCGCCGATCGTGTCGGGTTGGTGCCGGTGCTGCGGGCCGGGTTGGGCATGGCGGAGGCGATGCTGGAAGCGCTACCGGAGGCCGTGGTGTGGCACCTGGGCCTTTACCGCGACCACGCGACGCTCAAGCCGGTGACGTATTACAACAAGATGCCGCCGAAGCCGGACATGGACGTGGCACTGGTCCTCGACCCGATGCTCGCGACCGGCGGCAGCGCGATCGCGGCCATCGATATTCTGAAGACGACCGGTACGCCACGGATCATCTTCGCGGGCCTGATCGCGGCGCCGGAGGGCGTTGCGGCGCTCCAGGCCGCACACCCGGACGTGCCCGTGTTCCTCGCCGCGCTCGACTCGCGTCTGAACGAAGTCGGGTACATCGTGCCCGGCCTCGGCGACGCCGGCGACCGGCAGTTCGGCACGGCTTAA
- a CDS encoding DedA family protein, producing the protein MEDFFTQVWKILETLFDFRNLSHPERFEAALNQPGVFWAALVAVNIIVFTETGLLIGFLLPGDSLLVVLGIVAQLSGWGLVPFIASLCCAAIIGDTVGYWIGNKAGPAIFSRPSSRFFKQAYLLRAKAFYEKHGGKTIILARFVPIVRTFVPVVAGAAKMNYRTFLSYNVIGGVAWIVSMLLFGYYLIPIANPPMQKLLGDPNFTWAKQIDKVVIAVIFVSVLPIAWKAGRHWLDKRKPPTTGSPAVPAVAASVAAETPSPSPTSP; encoded by the coding sequence ATGGAAGATTTCTTCACACAGGTCTGGAAGATCCTCGAGACGCTCTTCGATTTCCGAAACCTCAGCCACCCGGAACGGTTCGAGGCGGCGCTCAACCAACCGGGTGTGTTCTGGGCGGCCCTCGTCGCCGTGAACATCATCGTGTTCACCGAGACCGGCCTGCTGATCGGGTTCCTGTTGCCCGGCGACTCGCTGCTCGTGGTGCTCGGTATCGTCGCCCAGCTCAGCGGGTGGGGCCTCGTGCCGTTCATCGCCAGCCTGTGCTGCGCCGCGATCATCGGCGACACCGTCGGCTACTGGATCGGCAACAAGGCGGGGCCGGCGATTTTCAGCCGGCCGTCGAGTCGCTTCTTCAAGCAGGCCTACCTGCTCCGGGCCAAAGCCTTCTACGAAAAGCACGGCGGCAAGACGATCATTCTCGCCCGGTTCGTGCCCATCGTTCGCACGTTCGTGCCGGTGGTCGCCGGCGCGGCCAAAATGAACTACCGCACCTTTCTGTCCTACAACGTGATCGGCGGCGTCGCCTGGATCGTAAGTATGCTACTGTTTGGTTACTACCTCATTCCGATTGCCAACCCGCCGATGCAGAAGCTGCTCGGTGACCCCAACTTCACCTGGGCGAAGCAGATCGACAAGGTGGTGATCGCGGTCATTTTCGTCTCGGTTCTGCCGATCGCATGGAAGGCCGGCCGGCACTGGCTGGATAAACGGAAGCCCCCAACAACGGGGTCGCCGGCGGTCCCGGCGGTCGCCGCGTCGGTCGCGGCCGAAACCCCGAGCCCGTCCCCCACGTCCCCCTGA
- a CDS encoding TIGR03067 domain-containing protein, whose amino-acid sequence MRTLTAAFVLALAGWAVGAADDPKDAAKKLEGVYEVLDVTIGGKPDPKKDGIKGVEIKNGEFVIKLDKRNDPAKFTLDPTQSPAHIDISPDGTNKVPGIYQVKETDTGTELIVVIALADKGERPKDFKGGGKDHVMLKLLRKKAK is encoded by the coding sequence ATGCGAACACTGACGGCCGCGTTCGTCCTGGCGCTCGCCGGCTGGGCCGTCGGGGCGGCCGACGATCCGAAGGACGCGGCGAAGAAGCTCGAAGGCGTCTATGAGGTGCTAGACGTCACCATCGGCGGGAAGCCCGACCCCAAGAAGGACGGAATCAAGGGGGTCGAGATCAAGAACGGCGAGTTCGTCATCAAATTGGACAAGCGCAACGACCCGGCGAAATTCACGCTGGACCCGACCCAATCACCGGCCCACATCGACATCTCCCCCGACGGCACCAACAAGGTGCCGGGCATTTACCAGGTCAAAGAGACCGACACGGGGACGGAGTTGATCGTTGTGATCGCCCTCGCGGACAAGGGCGAGCGGCCGAAAGACTTCAAAGGCGGCGGCAAAGACCACGTGATGCTGAAGTTGCTCCGCAAGAAGGCGAAGTGA
- a CDS encoding TIGR03067 domain-containing protein, with protein sequence MTRSATALVLLAFSLTGLARADEKALKELEGTYKLVTVERDGKAADKALIDTVTVTIKGGEFIMTFSPEDKKVAKITATADPKLSTIDLAPQDGEAKGKTFPGIYKLEKGEVVLAFSEKGDRPKEFKSENETTFIRMKKVEKTEK encoded by the coding sequence ATGACACGCTCCGCGACGGCTCTCGTCCTCCTGGCGTTCTCCCTCACCGGCCTCGCGCGGGCCGACGAGAAGGCGCTCAAGGAACTGGAGGGCACGTACAAACTGGTCACCGTCGAGCGCGACGGTAAAGCGGCCGACAAGGCGCTCATCGATACGGTCACCGTCACCATCAAGGGCGGCGAGTTCATCATGACGTTCAGCCCCGAGGACAAGAAGGTCGCGAAGATCACCGCGACCGCCGACCCGAAGCTCTCGACCATCGATCTGGCCCCGCAGGACGGCGAGGCCAAGGGGAAGACCTTCCCCGGCATCTACAAGTTGGAGAAGGGCGAAGTGGTCCTCGCGTTCAGCGAGAAGGGCGACCGGCCGAAGGAGTTCAAGTCGGAAAACGAAACGACCTTCATCCGAATGAAGAAGGTCGAAAAGACCGAGAAGTAG
- a CDS encoding TIGR03067 domain-containing protein, with protein MRPIHACALAVGMLVLGSVAAADESADKKALKELEGTYLLVAAEGKGVNVTEADLKKVPDADRKLVVKGEQITTYFNGKENPATVRLNASQTPAHIDFTVTKDGKTDVNYGIYKLENGVLTICALEKGDAKDRPKEFKAAGKEYLMVLKKHDAK; from the coding sequence ATGCGTCCGATCCACGCCTGTGCCCTCGCCGTCGGGATGCTCGTCCTGGGCAGCGTCGCGGCGGCCGACGAGAGCGCGGACAAGAAGGCGCTCAAGGAACTCGAAGGCACGTATCTGCTCGTCGCCGCCGAGGGCAAGGGCGTTAACGTCACCGAAGCGGACCTGAAGAAGGTGCCCGACGCGGACCGCAAACTGGTCGTGAAGGGCGAGCAAATCACGACGTACTTCAACGGTAAGGAGAACCCGGCGACGGTCCGATTGAACGCGTCTCAAACGCCCGCTCACATCGACTTTACTGTTACCAAGGACGGGAAGACGGACGTGAACTACGGCATCTACAAGCTGGAGAACGGCGTCCTGACGATCTGTGCCCTGGAAAAAGGCGACGCCAAGGACCGGCCGAAGGAGTTCAAGGCGGCCGGCAAAGAGTACCTGATGGTACTCAAGAAGCACGACGCGAAGTGA